In a single window of the Melioribacteraceae bacterium genome:
- a CDS encoding NUDIX pyrophosphatase has translation MIIDSKLIEAHIFRKQESEIEFLLLKRSVDQLYPNIWQMVTGSIEQNEKAFQTALREIKEETGLMADKFWVVPNVNSFYSFQKDEMCLIPVFAAQVRNDAIVKLSDEHIEYRWACKEEAQKLLAWPGQRKSVEIINEYFINQNSFFQFVEIDLTDKNL, from the coding sequence ATGATAATCGATTCTAAACTTATTGAAGCACATATATTTCGTAAACAAGAAAGTGAAATTGAGTTTTTACTATTAAAGAGATCGGTAGATCAATTATATCCCAATATTTGGCAGATGGTTACCGGATCAATTGAACAGAATGAAAAGGCATTCCAAACTGCTCTTCGGGAAATTAAAGAGGAAACTGGATTGATGGCTGATAAATTTTGGGTTGTACCAAATGTTAATTCATTCTACTCTTTTCAAAAAGATGAGATGTGTTTGATTCCGGTTTTTGCCGCTCAAGTTAGAAATGACGCAATTGTTAAACTCTCCGATGAACATATTGAATACAGATGGGCTTGCAAAGAAGAAGCTCAGAAATTATTAGCATGGCCTGGTCAAAGAAAATCGGTAGAAATTATTAATGAGTATTTTATAAATCAGAATTCATTCTTTCAATTTGTGGAAATTGATTTAACAGATAAAAATTTATAA
- a CDS encoding ABC transporter permease, which produces MQFLESVKLAINSIRGSKLRSILTLLGIAVGLFSIIIVMTAISAIQKSVENTFNQIGTTNFIIQKYPAIQMGPHSRRQYRNRKDLEVEDGERLREMTTMPSAIGVQVTTGGKVVRVGNVKTNPSVSIAGANLELNAAFDLKLGGGRVLSKPDIEYSRPVAVLGYDMVEKFFRNINPVGQSIKIENFNFEVIGYFEKRGSIMGQSQDNFILIPVSTFQKCFGTERSASIIVVAPSKELIAATMEETITAMRKIRKLKGYEENDFEIITNEQLIDQFNDITKYFKLGAGVIAFIALLAAGIGIMNIMLVSVTERTKEIGIRKAIGARKQSILTQFVVEAVTLSWLGGLIGIILGLIGGNLVALVLGVSVVLPVEWIAIGLFVTTFVGIVFGVYPAVKASNLDPIEALRYE; this is translated from the coding sequence ATGCAGTTTTTGGAAAGTGTGAAATTAGCCATCAACTCAATTAGGGGAAGTAAACTCCGATCAATACTTACTCTGCTAGGAATTGCTGTTGGGTTATTTTCAATAATAATTGTAATGACGGCAATAAGCGCCATTCAAAAGAGTGTAGAAAACACTTTTAATCAAATAGGAACAACAAATTTTATAATACAAAAATATCCCGCTATACAAATGGGGCCGCACAGTCGGCGTCAATATAGAAATAGAAAGGATCTCGAAGTTGAAGATGGTGAAAGATTAAGAGAAATGACAACAATGCCAAGTGCCATTGGTGTTCAAGTAACAACTGGTGGTAAAGTAGTTCGTGTTGGAAATGTGAAAACAAATCCATCAGTAAGTATCGCTGGTGCCAATCTGGAACTTAACGCTGCCTTTGATTTGAAGCTGGGCGGGGGAAGAGTATTAAGTAAGCCTGATATAGAATATTCTCGCCCTGTAGCAGTACTTGGTTATGATATGGTTGAGAAATTTTTTAGAAACATTAATCCGGTTGGTCAATCAATTAAAATAGAGAATTTCAATTTTGAGGTCATTGGTTATTTTGAGAAAAGAGGATCAATAATGGGGCAATCGCAGGACAATTTCATTTTGATTCCTGTATCAACTTTTCAGAAATGTTTTGGTACAGAAAGGAGCGCTTCTATTATTGTAGTAGCACCAAGCAAAGAATTAATTGCCGCTACGATGGAGGAAACAATAACCGCGATGAGAAAAATAAGAAAATTGAAGGGTTACGAAGAAAATGACTTTGAAATTATTACTAACGAACAGTTAATTGATCAGTTTAACGACATAACCAAATATTTTAAACTTGGAGCCGGAGTAATAGCTTTTATTGCACTTTTAGCCGCCGGTATTGGAATTATGAATATCATGCTCGTATCTGTTACAGAGAGGACTAAAGAAATAGGAATTCGGAAAGCGATTGGTGCCCGGAAACAATCGATCCTTACTCAATTTGTTGTGGAAGCAGTGACATTAAGCTGGCTGGGTGGATTGATAGGAATTATACTTGGATTAATTGGGGGTAATTTGGTAGCGTTAGTACTCGGGGTCTCTGTAGTATTACCGGTTGAGTGGATAGCAATCGGATTATTTGTAACTACTTTTGTTGGGATTGTATTTGGTGTTTACCCTGCTGTTAAAGCTTCAAATTTGGATCCTATCGAAGCACTCCGGTACGAATAA
- a CDS encoding ABC transporter permease: MKNFFIEFREVVSISFRAIRANKMRSILTTLGIIIGIVAVTTMSTAIVGLREAFVSSISSLGSDVLYVDKFPWATMGDWNKFRNRKNITYSQYTRLREMLKNYEAMAPNKRSFGANVKRKEKSVSSTMVYGTNEEYEKTSQMSLEKGRFFTESDANAGRRFCIIGKDIENELFPNEDPINKNIKINNVTTTVIGVLEKQGSGFLGSFSADGQIIMPMKAFEKVFGDTRDRLRIDIKVGDAGDVEDVKEEVIAAMRIIRKVPPDKEDDFAINQQEALKEMYDQTVGIIAYAGILITALSLFVGAIGIMNIMFVSVTERTKEIGIRKAIGAKTWSILLQFLTEAAVLCLLGGIIGIIISFPLSLIINQFLPTSMPLNVVVIALVISIVVGLISGYLPAWKASRLNPVDALRYE; the protein is encoded by the coding sequence ATGAAAAACTTCTTCATCGAGTTCAGAGAAGTTGTATCGATTTCTTTTAGAGCCATCAGAGCCAATAAAATGCGCTCAATATTAACCACACTCGGAATAATAATAGGTATCGTCGCTGTCACAACTATGTCCACCGCTATTGTTGGTTTACGTGAAGCATTTGTGAGTTCTATCTCCTCACTGGGAAGTGATGTACTCTACGTTGATAAATTCCCTTGGGCAACTATGGGGGACTGGAATAAATTCCGGAATAGAAAAAATATTACCTATAGCCAGTATACCAGACTCCGAGAAATGCTCAAAAACTATGAGGCAATGGCACCCAACAAAAGATCTTTTGGAGCCAATGTTAAAAGAAAAGAAAAATCGGTAAGCTCCACTATGGTCTATGGCACGAATGAGGAGTATGAAAAAACTTCGCAGATGTCTCTTGAGAAGGGGAGATTTTTTACTGAATCAGATGCTAATGCTGGGCGGCGATTTTGCATTATAGGGAAGGATATCGAAAATGAGTTGTTTCCTAATGAAGACCCTATAAATAAAAATATAAAAATCAATAATGTAACAACTACTGTCATTGGTGTTCTCGAAAAGCAGGGGAGCGGGTTTTTAGGATCGTTCAGTGCCGATGGTCAGATTATCATGCCGATGAAAGCTTTTGAAAAAGTGTTTGGCGATACGCGCGATAGACTTAGAATTGATATTAAAGTTGGTGATGCCGGCGATGTTGAAGATGTAAAGGAAGAAGTTATTGCCGCTATGAGAATTATTCGAAAAGTACCACCTGATAAAGAGGATGATTTTGCTATAAATCAACAAGAAGCATTAAAAGAGATGTATGACCAAACAGTCGGTATAATTGCCTATGCCGGAATTTTAATTACAGCATTATCTTTGTTTGTAGGCGCAATTGGAATAATGAATATAATGTTTGTATCGGTTACGGAAAGAACAAAGGAAATTGGTATTCGGAAAGCTATTGGGGCAAAAACATGGTCAATACTTCTGCAATTTTTAACTGAAGCCGCGGTCTTATGTCTTTTAGGAGGAATTATCGGTATAATTATTTCATTCCCATTAAGCCTAATAATTAATCAATTTTTACCAACATCAATGCCCCTAAATGTTGTTGTAATTGCGTTAGTTATTTCAATTGTAGTTGGACTTATCTCAGGTTATTTGCCAGCCTGGAAAGCATCAAGATTAAATCCGGTTGACGCGCTGAGGTACGAATAA
- a CDS encoding ABC transporter permease yields the protein MRLGETVSVALSSLKANRLRSVLTILGIIVGIFSIIAISTVIEMLQTTIEKGVSQLGQNTFQIQKWPAVQTGGPSERAKYRNRPDITLEEYYKLKEKLVEAQSVGAEQWNFGRQFKVGNLETNPNVMLCGCTPEAFPNNKWIIEDGRGINDRDVNSYQNFVVLGADVAKKLFPNVNPVDQYVKVDNQKLKVIGVLESQGAIFGQSQDNFAIIPITTFQSFYGKYSRSVNITVMAADKSTYNELIEFTEGYFRTIRKVAAGEENDFEIHSNEQVLTQINDITSGVRIGSIVVGAIALLAAGVGIMNIMLVSVTERTKEIGIRKAIGARKINILIQFLVEAVTLSLLGGFVGIFLGVVVGNLAGSFLNATAVIPIDWVIIGVILCVVIGMVFGTYPAYKASNLDPIDALRYE from the coding sequence ATGAGACTAGGCGAAACAGTAAGTGTTGCTTTATCTTCCCTGAAAGCAAATAGATTGCGTTCAGTATTAACTATACTTGGAATTATTGTGGGCATATTTTCTATAATTGCCATCAGTACAGTTATCGAAATGCTGCAAACTACAATTGAGAAAGGTGTTTCTCAATTAGGTCAAAATACTTTTCAAATTCAAAAATGGCCGGCAGTGCAAACCGGCGGACCGAGTGAACGGGCCAAGTATAGAAATAGACCCGATATTACTCTTGAGGAATATTATAAACTCAAGGAAAAACTTGTTGAGGCTCAATCTGTTGGTGCCGAACAATGGAATTTTGGAAGACAATTTAAGGTTGGCAATCTTGAAACAAACCCAAATGTAATGTTGTGTGGGTGTACTCCGGAAGCTTTTCCAAATAATAAATGGATTATTGAGGATGGAAGAGGAATTAATGATAGAGATGTAAATAGTTATCAAAATTTTGTTGTATTGGGTGCCGATGTAGCAAAAAAACTTTTCCCAAATGTCAATCCTGTAGATCAATATGTTAAAGTTGATAATCAGAAATTAAAAGTGATTGGAGTTCTAGAATCACAAGGCGCAATATTTGGTCAAAGTCAGGATAACTTTGCGATAATTCCAATTACCACATTTCAATCGTTTTACGGAAAGTATTCGAGAAGTGTGAATATCACAGTTATGGCGGCTGATAAAAGCACCTATAATGAATTAATTGAATTTACAGAAGGATATTTTCGAACAATAAGAAAAGTTGCCGCTGGTGAGGAAAATGATTTTGAGATTCATTCGAATGAACAAGTACTCACACAAATTAATGATATAACATCAGGAGTTAGAATAGGTTCAATTGTAGTTGGCGCAATAGCACTTCTTGCAGCGGGTGTTGGAATTATGAATATAATGTTAGTTAGTGTTACTGAGCGAACAAAAGAGATAGGGATTAGAAAAGCGATCGGTGCGAGAAAAATAAATATTCTTATTCAATTTTTGGTTGAAGCGGTAACTCTAAGTTTACTTGGCGGATTCGTTGGAATATTTTTAGGTGTAGTTGTAGGAAATCTTGCCGGATCTTTTCTCAACGCAACTGCTGTTATACCAATAGATTGGGTAATTATTGGAGTAATTCTTTGTGTTGTTATAGGAATGGTTTTCGGGACGTACCCGGCTTATAAAGCTTCAAATCTCGATCCGATTGATGCACTTCGCTATGAATAA
- a CDS encoding ABC transporter permease, whose translation MRNYLFELKEGLLISLRAIRANKVRSILTTLGIVIGVTSVVLMSTAIKGIDNAFQTGVASLGSDNLYIDKWEWFNNDTPWWELRNRKNLDLDDYERYKELAKLPAAIAPTVWSNQTLKFKENLVEYIIVQGTTDEYINTTNLTFSEGRFFNELESNGGRNVIVLGSEIAKKLFPRGGGLNEEIKVRGHKFKVIGILEEQGSWVMGNFNPDNQAFTPIQNIFKYFQTEFFRSITINVRAQNSQLVEATKEEAIGIIRRIRGLRYNEPNDFSVNQQEGLLNTINQTVSVIQIAGLFITGLSLFVGAIGIMNIMFVSVKERTKEIGVRKAIGAKRRTILTQFISESAIICLIGGIIGLIIAIILSMIIDQFLPTTIQIDALILAIIISLATGVVSGFAPAYTAAKLDPVEALRYE comes from the coding sequence ATGAGAAATTATCTATTTGAACTTAAAGAGGGGTTGTTGATTTCGCTTCGTGCGATTCGTGCAAACAAAGTACGATCTATATTAACGACCCTGGGTATTGTTATTGGCGTTACTTCAGTAGTATTAATGTCCACAGCCATTAAAGGTATCGATAATGCGTTTCAAACCGGAGTTGCATCTTTAGGTTCCGATAATCTTTATATCGATAAATGGGAGTGGTTTAATAACGATACACCCTGGTGGGAATTGAGGAATAGAAAAAATTTAGACCTTGACGATTATGAGCGTTATAAAGAATTGGCAAAACTTCCGGCGGCAATTGCTCCAACAGTTTGGTCTAATCAAACTTTAAAATTCAAAGAAAATCTCGTAGAGTATATAATTGTTCAGGGAACAACCGATGAATATATTAATACTACAAACCTGACATTTAGCGAGGGAAGATTTTTTAATGAACTCGAAAGTAATGGCGGCAGAAATGTTATTGTATTAGGTAGTGAAATTGCAAAGAAGCTTTTCCCTCGTGGGGGCGGATTAAATGAGGAAATTAAGGTTAGAGGCCATAAGTTCAAAGTGATAGGTATTCTCGAGGAACAGGGCAGTTGGGTTATGGGAAATTTTAATCCTGACAACCAGGCATTTACCCCTATTCAAAATATTTTTAAATACTTCCAAACCGAATTTTTCAGAAGCATTACAATTAATGTTCGCGCACAAAATAGTCAGCTGGTTGAAGCAACAAAGGAAGAAGCAATCGGTATCATTAGAAGAATTCGAGGTCTGCGTTATAATGAGCCAAATGATTTTTCCGTAAACCAGCAGGAAGGCTTATTAAATACAATTAACCAAACTGTAAGTGTGATTCAAATAGCAGGATTGTTTATTACAGGGCTCTCTTTGTTTGTGGGTGCAATAGGAATTATGAATATTATGTTCGTTTCAGTAAAAGAAAGAACAAAAGAAATTGGTGTGAGAAAGGCCATTGGTGCCAAGCGGAGAACAATCTTAACTCAGTTTATTTCTGAATCTGCGATTATATGTTTAATTGGAGGCATCATTGGTTTAATAATAGCAATTATTTTAAGCATGATAATAGATCAATTTCTGCCGACAACAATTCAGATTGATGCACTAATTCTTGCAATAATTATATCATTAGCAACCGGAGTTGTGTCTGGTTTTGCCCCCGCTTATACCGCGGCAAAATTAGATCCGGTAGAAGCGTTGAGGTATGAATAA
- a CDS encoding ABC transporter ATP-binding protein codes for MNIINIEHIAKIYQVGSEEVHALADVSLKIDKNEYVAIMGPSGSGKSTLMNILGCLDTPTKGLYAFKDVNVSQMNDNELAKIRNREIGFVFQTFNLLPRSDALHNVELPLIYAGVPSSQRKERARLALEHVGLSDRIHHRPNELSGGQRQRVAIARALVTEPAIILADEPTGNLDTKTGEDIMALFNEIYEQGNTIILVTHEEYIAEHAERIIRIRDGMIEKDEHVTQRYVPKKNGESKK; via the coding sequence ATGAATATCATAAACATAGAACATATAGCAAAAATATATCAGGTTGGATCCGAGGAAGTGCATGCCTTAGCAGATGTTTCGTTAAAAATTGATAAGAATGAGTATGTGGCAATTATGGGTCCTTCCGGTTCGGGTAAATCAACATTGATGAATATACTTGGTTGTTTGGATACTCCAACAAAAGGACTTTATGCATTCAAGGATGTAAATGTTAGCCAGATGAATGATAATGAATTGGCGAAAATTAGGAATAGAGAAATTGGATTTGTATTTCAAACTTTTAATTTATTGCCAAGATCGGACGCGTTGCACAATGTAGAACTACCGTTAATTTATGCCGGAGTCCCTTCATCTCAAAGAAAAGAAAGAGCACGGCTCGCGCTTGAACATGTAGGGTTATCGGATCGAATTCATCATAGACCGAATGAACTCTCCGGCGGACAGAGGCAGCGAGTTGCTATAGCAAGAGCTCTTGTCACAGAACCGGCAATTATTTTGGCTGATGAACCAACTGGAAATCTTGATACAAAAACCGGTGAAGATATAATGGCATTATTTAATGAAATTTACGAACAGGGTAACACAATCATTCTTGTAACTCACGAAGAATATATTGCCGAACATGCGGAAAGAATTATAAGAATTAGAGATGGTATGATTGAAAAAGATGAACATGTTACTCAAAGATATGTACCGAAGAAGAATGGCGAATCAAAAAAATAA
- a CDS encoding efflux RND transporter periplasmic adaptor subunit, translating into MANGSKKSKKKLFIFGGLGLLLVIIIVLVFVSGNKEEIIIVQTEKAEKRTVTQVVSATGKINPVYQVKISAEATGEVVQLPIKEGDKVRRGQLLVRIKPDIYEAQRNRAQAALDQSRASLSSTSATLNKVESDYKRMQGLYEKKLASDAELESSKAIYLQTLGQVNSQKSYVVQAEAALKEAVENLNKTYVTAPMDGTVSQLSIELGERVLGSGFSPGTQMLTVADLTQMEARVEVDENDVVLVSVGDTAKIKVDAFGDKELKGIVTQIGNSALTKGLGTQDEVVNFEVRILLNDPDAKTRPGMSCDADIQTETKQNVITVPIQSVTARMAFVPKPEGEDDEAAPKVKNGKDNKPQEVVFLIENNVAKKVEVKTGISDDSYIEIISGLKGGEEVVSGPYRAISKELEADKKVSVQAKAKTDKNK; encoded by the coding sequence ATGGCTAACGGCAGCAAGAAATCGAAAAAGAAACTTTTTATATTCGGCGGATTAGGACTGTTATTAGTAATTATAATAGTACTAGTATTTGTTTCCGGGAATAAAGAAGAAATAATAATTGTGCAAACTGAAAAAGCTGAGAAAAGAACAGTTACACAGGTTGTTTCTGCAACAGGAAAAATTAATCCAGTTTATCAAGTTAAAATTAGTGCTGAGGCAACTGGTGAAGTTGTACAATTACCAATTAAAGAAGGGGATAAAGTTCGCAGAGGACAACTTCTTGTTAGGATTAAACCGGATATTTATGAAGCACAAAGAAATAGAGCTCAAGCTGCTTTAGATCAATCACGAGCATCCCTAAGTTCAACGAGTGCTACTCTTAATAAAGTGGAATCTGATTATAAGAGAATGCAGGGACTATATGAGAAGAAACTTGCTAGTGACGCTGAATTAGAATCATCAAAAGCTATTTATCTTCAAACACTTGGACAGGTTAATTCTCAAAAATCATATGTTGTTCAAGCAGAAGCTGCATTAAAAGAAGCGGTTGAAAATCTTAACAAAACCTATGTTACCGCACCAATGGATGGAACAGTGAGCCAGCTTAGTATTGAACTGGGTGAGAGAGTGCTTGGCAGTGGATTCAGCCCAGGTACTCAAATGCTTACAGTTGCAGATTTAACTCAGATGGAAGCGAGAGTAGAAGTTGATGAAAATGATGTTGTGCTTGTTTCTGTTGGTGATACAGCAAAAATCAAAGTTGATGCATTTGGTGATAAGGAATTGAAAGGTATAGTTACTCAAATTGGTAATAGTGCCCTTACAAAAGGACTTGGTACACAGGACGAAGTAGTGAATTTTGAAGTAAGAATTTTATTGAATGATCCAGATGCAAAAACTAGACCGGGTATGTCGTGCGACGCAGATATTCAAACGGAAACAAAACAGAATGTTATCACTGTTCCGATTCAAAGCGTTACCGCTCGTATGGCATTTGTACCAAAACCTGAAGGCGAGGATGATGAAGCCGCTCCAAAAGTAAAAAATGGAAAAGATAATAAGCCTCAAGAAGTAGTATTCCTTATAGAAAACAATGTCGCTAAAAAAGTTGAAGTGAAGACAGGTATAAGCGACGATTCATATATTGAAATTATAAGTGGATTAAAAGGGGGAGAAGAAGTTGTGAGCGGTCCATATAGAGCAATTTCTAAAGAATTGGAAGCAGATAAAAAAGTATCTGTTCAGGCTAAGGCGAAAACGGATAAGAATAAATAA
- a CDS encoding TolC family protein yields the protein MKRLMIILLTVLLIVPVTAQKRLTLNDAITIALQKNTMLTKMKNSISVSESQYKSAIGDFLPNLGARAGWNWQKVDDIGGTQRDFFGNDVIIPASSVDSRSYSLGIGGGVTLFNGLANISSLYQKKDLLSAAEYSISKMKQDIVYRTTDLYFMVLNAEDLLKVREENVKYFKKLYETISERNQLGSVPLADVYTAQVQLGNAELILIQAQNTAETLKSQLLGYLALNVLEDYSLIDPIKSDTSVDTNAYINDFESMDLMVKSALDKRLDYKSKLSEMNAAENAITMAKSGLFPTLSLDYSYSTGASKITNLFDRKVLNVGMTFSVPIFSNFNTEAAIQSSQISFMNVKEDVQELERQIKIEVKQTYLDLTAAKKSLDVAIKNVTAAQENQKINQERYNLGSATILEVLQANRDNIDAQRNQINASFEFYRQYYKLNNALGKLEFSKYE from the coding sequence ATGAAACGATTGATGATAATTCTCTTAACCGTCTTGCTGATTGTACCGGTAACTGCTCAGAAGAGATTAACTTTAAACGATGCTATAACGATTGCACTTCAAAAAAACACCATGCTTACAAAAATGAAGAATTCAATTTCTGTGAGTGAAAGTCAGTACAAATCTGCAATTGGTGATTTTTTACCAAACTTAGGTGCGCGTGCAGGTTGGAACTGGCAAAAAGTAGATGACATTGGTGGAACACAGCGGGACTTTTTTGGAAATGACGTTATTATTCCAGCATCTTCTGTAGATAGCAGAAGCTATAGCCTCGGAATTGGTGGTGGTGTTACTTTGTTCAACGGTTTAGCCAACATATCATCATTATATCAAAAGAAAGATTTATTAAGTGCCGCAGAATACAGCATTTCAAAAATGAAGCAGGATATAGTTTATAGAACAACTGATCTCTACTTTATGGTATTAAATGCTGAGGACCTATTAAAAGTTAGAGAGGAAAATGTTAAATACTTTAAAAAACTTTATGAAACAATTTCAGAAAGAAATCAACTTGGTTCGGTACCACTTGCAGATGTATATACAGCCCAAGTTCAATTAGGTAATGCTGAACTCATACTTATACAAGCACAGAATACTGCAGAGACTCTTAAGAGCCAATTGCTTGGCTATTTAGCACTAAACGTACTTGAAGATTATTCATTGATTGACCCTATTAAAAGTGATACCTCAGTTGATACCAATGCATATATAAATGATTTTGAGAGTATGGATTTGATGGTTAAATCCGCTTTAGATAAACGATTGGATTATAAAAGTAAACTTTCAGAAATGAATGCAGCAGAAAACGCCATAACAATGGCAAAAAGTGGTTTATTCCCAACATTATCTCTAGATTATTCATATTCCACTGGTGCCTCAAAAATTACAAACTTGTTTGACAGAAAAGTTTTGAATGTGGGAATGACATTTTCGGTCCCGATTTTTTCAAATTTCAATACCGAAGCCGCAATTCAAAGTTCACAAATAAGTTTTATGAATGTTAAAGAGGATGTTCAAGAACTTGAGCGTCAAATAAAAATTGAAGTAAAACAAACTTATTTAGATTTAACCGCAGCTAAGAAAAGTCTTGATGTTGCAATTAAAAATGTTACAGCCGCGCAGGAAAATCAGAAAATTAATCAAGAGAGATATAACCTTGGCTCGGCAACAATTTTAGAAGTACTACAGGCTAACAGAGATAATATTGATGCGCAGCGAAATCAAATAAATGCTTCATTCGAGTTTTATCGCCAGTATTATAAATTAAACAACGCACTCGGTAAATTAGAGTTTTCTAAGTATGAATAA
- a CDS encoding HD domain-containing protein: MIEKKITDTLQNLSFLAQITKLAEERNESIYIVGGFVRDIILDRNKFELDFLVIGDGPQFAEQLAAIMGIKEISIFKNFGTAQFNYSGYSLEFVGARKESYNRESRKPIVTKGTLDDDLDRRDFTINTLALSLNNESIGQIVNKYDGIKDIEDGIIRTPLDPEITFEDDPLRIMRAFRFASQLNFKIDEKTFSAASKMSGRLKIVSQERITDEFMKILLSPKPSIGLKLLHESGVMQNVFPELSNMAGVDQRNEFHHKDVFYHTMIVVDNTAEVSDNLWLRFAALVHDIAKPHTKKFVEEIGWTFHGHEELGARLMKEIFHRLKLPLNKLSYIQKLIRLHLRPIALVDEQVTDSAIRRLIVEADEDLDDLITLCRADITSKNPAKVNRYLENYEIVMAKVRDVLEKDKLRAFQSPVRGEEIMKVCNIQPSRKVGEIKKVIEEAILDGKIGNNYEEAYNYFLSIKDEFLKD; encoded by the coding sequence ATGATTGAAAAAAAGATTACTGATACATTACAAAACCTCAGCTTCTTGGCGCAGATTACAAAATTGGCTGAGGAAAGAAATGAATCTATTTATATAGTAGGCGGATTTGTAAGAGATATTATTCTTGATAGAAATAAATTTGAGTTGGATTTCTTAGTGATTGGGGATGGACCACAATTTGCTGAACAATTGGCGGCAATTATGGGGATTAAAGAGATATCTATTTTTAAAAATTTCGGAACTGCACAATTTAATTATTCAGGCTATTCACTGGAATTTGTTGGTGCACGTAAAGAATCCTATAATAGAGAAAGTAGAAAACCAATTGTTACCAAAGGTACGTTGGATGATGATCTCGATAGAAGAGATTTTACAATTAATACTTTAGCACTTTCTCTTAATAACGAATCAATCGGTCAAATAGTTAATAAGTACGATGGAATTAAAGATATCGAAGATGGGATTATCCGAACTCCACTCGATCCGGAAATAACATTTGAGGATGATCCTTTAAGAATTATGCGGGCGTTTCGATTTGCTTCACAACTTAATTTTAAGATTGATGAAAAAACATTTAGCGCTGCATCAAAAATGAGTGGTCGACTAAAAATTGTCTCCCAAGAAAGAATCACTGATGAGTTTATGAAAATTCTACTTTCCCCTAAACCATCAATTGGTTTAAAACTTCTTCATGAAAGTGGGGTAATGCAAAATGTATTCCCTGAGTTATCTAATATGGCCGGTGTTGATCAACGAAATGAGTTTCATCATAAAGATGTTTTCTATCATACAATGATTGTGGTGGATAATACTGCCGAGGTAAGCGATAATTTATGGCTTCGATTCGCGGCATTGGTGCATGATATAGCGAAACCACATACAAAGAAATTTGTTGAGGAAATAGGTTGGACATTTCATGGGCATGAAGAACTTGGCGCAAGGTTGATGAAAGAAATATTTCATCGGCTTAAACTTCCACTCAATAAATTAAGTTATATTCAAAAATTAATCAGATTGCATTTACGTCCGATTGCTCTTGTTGATGAGCAGGTGACTGATTCGGCAATAAGAAGGTTGATTGTTGAGGCTGATGAAGATCTTGATGATTTAATTACCTTATGCCGTGCCGATATTACAAGTAAAAATCCAGCCAAAGTAAATCGGTATCTGGAAAATTATGAAATAGTGATGGCGAAGGTTAGAGATGTATTAGAGAAAGATAAATTAAGAGCGTTCCAATCTCCTGTGCGTGGTGAAGAAATAATGAAAGTCTGTAATATTCAACCAAGTCGCAAAGTAGGAGAAATAAAAAAAGTTATTGAAGAAGCAATACTTGATGGAAAAATTGGAAACAATTACGAAGAAGCATATAATTATTTCTTATCTATTAAAGATGAATTTCTTAAGGATTAA